The genomic DNA TACCCCCGCCGCCGGCTGCGAAGCGTGCGGCGCGCAAGGCCGGCACCCCTGCCGTGGCCAAGGGCAGGGCTGCGCCCGCCGCCCGGGCGTCCAAGGCCTGAACGAGCGCCTCGCCGCGAGGGCTGTGCCTCAATCCGGGCGCGCGGGCCTGGGGGCGGGCGGTGTGCCGGGCGCTGCCGCCAGGTCGTCGAGGATCGGGCAGTCCGGCCGGTCATTGCCCTGGCAGCACGACACCAGCGTTTTCAGCGTGCGCTGCATGGCCTGCATGGCGGCAATGCGCTCGCTCAGGTCGTCGATGTGCGCCTGGGCGATGCGCTTGACCTGGCTGCTGGCGCGGCTGCGGTCGTGCCACAGGGCGAGCAGCTCGGCGATCTCCTCCATCGAGAAGCCCAGGTCGCGGCTGCGGCGGATGAAGTGCAGCGTGTGCACGTCCGCCTCGGTGTACTGGCGGTAGCCGCTGTCGGTGCGGGCCACGGCGGACAGCAGGCCCAGCGACTCGTAGTGGCGCACCATGCGGGCGGAGATGCCCGCGCTGCGCGCCGCTTCTCCGATGGACAGCGGCCGGCTCGGCAGCGCGGGCTCTGCGCGGTGGCGGGCCGGTGCGCCGGGGGTGGCCGTCATGGCGCGACCGCGTAGCCTTCTTCGGCGATGGCGCTGGTCAGGGCCGCGCGGTCCGCGTCGGTGTTGCCCACTTCCACGCGCCCCGTGCCGCGGTCGATGCGCACGGTGGCATCCGGGTCCACCCCTTGCACGGCCTGCGTGACGGCACGCTCGCAGTGGCCGCAGGTCATGCCCTGCACGGTGAAGAGCTGCGTGGAAGAAGAAGAAGGAGAAGGCGACGGGGAAGAGATCGGGGAAGTGGATGTCATGGCGGGCTCCTGTGCCGATAAAGTGCTTGAACACCTGCAGCGTAAACCTTCACATCATGGCAAGGTCAAGCCCCCCGGGGAATTCCCCTCTGTTTGCTATTGAAAATATAGCTGCTTGCGCAATATGGACAAGCGCCACGGCGGAATTTTGACCGAATCCTATTTGGGCCGTGGCCTGCGCACGCCTGCGTCGGGCTGCACCAGGCGGCCGGCGCGCAGCGCGGTGATGGCCACGGCCAGCGCCTGGGCGGCGCCGCGCACCTCGTCCTGCACGGCGGTGTCCCGGTCCAGCGCGGCATGGCTGTCGGCGTAGCTTTCGTAGTAGCCGATGTAGCGGTCCAGCCGCGCGGCGGGGCCGGCGTCGATGAAGCCCATCCAGTCCAGCCAGTCCGACAGGCCCCGGCGCGTGGACTCGATGCCCGCCACGTCGCCATGCACCGCCAGCGCATAGGCGCGCCCGGCCAGGTGCTTGGGGTAGTCCCAGCCCGCCAGTTCCAGCGCCTTGGCTTCGGCGGCCTTCTTGCCGTGGGTGCTGGTGGGGTCGGGGTTGCCGCCGTCGGCGCACACCAGGCGGTCGATCATGAGCTTGAGGGGGCTCGGTGCCTGGTACCAGTACACGGGGGTGAGGATCATCACGCCGTGCGCGGCGGTCCAGCGCTCGTAGATCTCGTTCATCCAGTCGCCGGTCTGGCGCATGGCGTGGTTGGGGTAGCAGCTGCACGGAAAGTGGCAC from Acidovorax sp. A79 includes the following:
- the cueR gene encoding Cu(I)-responsive transcriptional regulator; protein product: MTATPGAPARHRAEPALPSRPLSIGEAARSAGISARMVRHYESLGLLSAVARTDSGYRQYTEADVHTLHFIRRSRDLGFSMEEIAELLALWHDRSRASSQVKRIAQAHIDDLSERIAAMQAMQRTLKTLVSCCQGNDRPDCPILDDLAAAPGTPPAPRPARPD
- a CDS encoding heavy-metal-associated domain-containing protein, which translates into the protein MTCGHCERAVTQAVQGVDPDATVRIDRGTGRVEVGNTDADRAALTSAIAEEGYAVAP
- a CDS encoding flavodoxin family protein encodes the protein MTTRPTPHAPPPAAAAAPQPRTGQAPAPLNRAAFRERFLQDFQDPRFASEAADAIDRIEAIAWRNYDEGRKAPRTRKAGPGHADPDYDLSVDWIEAKERIDAARTRWADKASPPRALLVCGSARNDGTCPGEISKSWRLLHTAREALADAGVEVDTLDLSRVTSDYGRHIHPCKGCVSTAMPLCHFPCSCYPNHAMRQTGDWMNEIYERWTAAHGVMILTPVYWYQAPSPLKLMIDRLVCADGGNPDPTSTHGKKAAEAKALELAGWDYPKHLAGRAYALAVHGDVAGIESTRRGLSDWLDWMGFIDAGPAARLDRYIGYYESYADSHAALDRDTAVQDEVRGAAQALAVAITALRAGRLVQPDAGVRRPRPK